One window of the Primulina eburnea isolate SZY01 chromosome 18, ASM2296580v1, whole genome shotgun sequence genome contains the following:
- the LOC140820211 gene encoding F-box/kelch-repeat protein At1g80440-like — MGYMELIPGLPDDVGLECLIRISRESFPFVASACMKWKDTIHLPEFWQRRKAENLAQKVVVFSQAKVGGLGQEPGTKKYSPTQVYRLTLCEPETGRWAELPAIPDQKDDGLPMFCQLVGIGSNLVVIGGWDPTTWKVSNDVFVYNFVSAKWRRGATMPGCRRSFFACASDDRRFVFVAGGHDTEKSALKSAMAYDLTEDLWVMLPEMETERDESAGIFHHGKFYVVGGYVTSMQGRFETSAETFDVASWQWGSVQRDFLNSAICPRNCIGNANGRFFLSCSGNVVALQGSEWKGVAEQPDNVQNTTHVTTCRDKVFVMGSRRSDERHQMFILDLKSCRSERVDATDEFSGHVQSGCCLEL; from the exons ATGGGATACATGGAGCTTATTCCGGGTCTACCGGATGATGTTGGATTGGAATGTTTGATTCGGATTTCTCGAGAGAGTTTTCCTTTTGTTGCATCAGCTTGCATGAAATGGAAGGATACGATTCACCTGCCGGAGTTTTGGCAGCGGCGGAAAGCTGAGAATTTGGCACAGAAAGTTGTCGTCTTTTCTCAAGCCAAGGTCGGTGGCTTGGGGCAAGAACCCGGAACCAAGAAGTATTCACCCACCCAGGTTTACAGGTTAACGCTTTGCGAACCGGAAACGGGTCGTTGGGCTGAACTTCCGGCGATACCGGATCAAAAGGATGATGGGTTACCGATGTTCTGCCAGCTCGTTGGAATCGGGTCGAACCTTGTTGTGATTGGCGGCTGGGACCCGACGACATGGAAGGTTTCCAATGATGTGTTTGTTTACAACTTTGTTTCTGCTAAATGGAGACGAGGCGCCACGATGCCTGGTTGCCGGAGATCTTTCTTTGCATGTGCGTCTGATGATCGGCGATTCGTGTTCGTCGCTGGAGGACACGACACGGAGAAATCTGCGTTGAAAAGCGCCATGGCTTATGATTTGACAGAAGATTTATGGGTTATGCTGCCGGAGATGGAAACAGAACGCGATGAATCAGCCGGGATATTCCATCACGGAAAGTTTTATGTCGTCGGAGGATATGTCACGAGCATGCAAG GTAGATTCGAGACAAGCGCCGAAACATTTGATGTTGCTTCTTGGCAATGGGGTTCGGTTCAAAGAGATTTCTTAAACAGTGCAATTTGTCCAAGAAACTGTATTGGCAATGCAAATGGGAGATTCTTTCTGTCTTGCAGCGGTAATGTGGTGGCACTGCAAGGATCGGAATGGAAAGGAGTGGCGGAGCAGCCAGATAATGTGCAGAATACGACCCACGTGACAACGTGCAGAGACAAGGTGTTCGTGATGGGTTCTAGGAGGTCCGATGAACGGCACCAGATGTTTATATTGGATCTGAAGAGTTGCAGATCGGAAAGAGTGGATGCGACAGATGAATTTTCGGGCCACGTTCAATCAGGATGTTGTCTAGAACTTTAA
- the LOC140820210 gene encoding uncharacterized protein yields MEEGNVIRPSPLRPGGGPLKSSSSGKSTPKGSPSFRRLNSGRSPRREIRSGGISSQWFRSNRIVLWLLLITLWAYAGFYFQSKWAHGDNKEDLFSGGYGGESKGEYSEPQQKNRRDLIANVSSMAVNLQTDKNQSSLKNMDVVLSKNGSGISLKKSNSKKRSKKSGRSSRKKSPGQPKMVLKEIESEDVVEEEEVPMQNMTYGQLVGPFGSIEDAILEWSPEKRSGTCDRKGAFARLVWSRKFVLIFHELSMTGAPLAMLELASEFLSCGATISVIVLNKKGGLMEELTRRKIKVLPDKTDLSFKTSMRADLIIAGSAVCASWIEQYLSRTVLGSSQIMWWIMENRREYFNRTKLVLNRVKKLIFLSELQSKQWLAWCKEENIHLKTGPALVPLSVNDELAFAAGIPCSLNTPSFTPEKMLEKRQSLRSAVRKEMGLTDDDMLVVSLSSINPGKGQFLLLESARLLFEQGQLLNDSEIKDPTAIDHDYYSRALLQDSKNVAGSTNRRSSFDVSSLHHNTLGKRYKMLPKIVTNKNKPDPLVFDRDAGTRKLLLESTGEKKQNLKFLIGSVGSKSNKALYVKTLLKYLSSHSKVSESVLWTPATTRVASLYAAADVYVMNSQGLGETFGRVTIEAMAFGLPVLGTDSGGTKEIVEHNITGLLHPLGRPGAQILARNLEFLLRNPTARQEMGAKGREKVQKTYLKKHMFQKFGEVLYSCMRIK; encoded by the exons ATGGAGGAAGGCAATGTGATTCGTCCATCACCTTTGAGGCCTGGGGGTGGTCCGTTGAAGTCGAGTTCGTCAGGGAAGTCAACACCGAAGGGTTCTCCGTCTTTCAGGAGATTGAACTCTGGTCGCAGTCCAAGAAGAGAGATTAGGAGTGGCGGGATTAGCTCTCAATGGTTCAGAAGCAACCGCATTGTGCTTTGGTTGCTTTTGATCACTCTTTGGGCTTATGCTGGGTTCTATTTCCAGTCAAAATGGGCTCATGGAGATAATAAGGAAGATCTTTTTAGTGGTGGATATGGCGGTGAGTCGAAAGGTGAGTATTCCGAACCACAACAGAAAAATAGGAGGGACTTGATTGCTAATGTCAGTTCTATGGCAGTTAACTTGCAGACTGATAAGAATCAGTCTAGTTTGAAGAATATGGATGTGGTTCTCTCAAAGAATGGAAGTGGTATTTCATTGAAAAAAAGCAATTCAAAGAAAAGAAGCAAGAAATCAGGACGGAGTTCTCGTAAAAAGAGCCCTGGTCAGCCAAAGATGGTTCTGAAAGAGATAGAAAGTGAAGATGTtgtggaagaagaagaagttccAATGCAAAATATGACTTATGGGCAACTTGTTGGACCATTTGGCTCTATAGAGGATGCAATTTTGGAGTGGAGTCCTGAGAAAAGGTCAGGTACCTGTGACAGAAAGGGGGCATTCGCACGCCTGGTTTGGTCTAGAAAGTTTGTTTTGATCTTCCATGAGCTGTCAATGACTGGAGCTCCACTTGCAATGTTGGAGTTGGCTTCAGAGTTTCTGAGCTGTGGAGCCACAATTTCTGTCATAGTTCTGAACAAGAAAGGTGGTTTGATGGAAGAACTTACTAGAAGAAAAATCAAAGTTCTCCCGGACAAGACTGATCTAAGCTTCAAAACTTCTATGAGAGCAGATCTCATCATTGCAGGGTCCGCTGTTTGTGCATCCTGGATTG AACAGTATCTCTCACGCACTGTACTGGGTTCTAGTCAAATAATGTGGTGGATCATGGAGAACAGAAGAGAGTACTTCAATCGAACAAAACTTGTTCTCAACCGAGTAAAAAAGTTGATTTTTCTTTCTGAATTACAGTCCAAACAGTGGCTAGCCTGGTGCAAGGAAGAAAATATCCACTTGAAAACTGGGCCTGCTCTGGTGCCACTGTCGGTCAATGATGAGCTAGCCTTTGCTGCAGGCATCCCCTGCTCTTTAAATACTCCATCTTTCACCCCAGAGAAAATGCTGGAAAAGAGACAATCATTGAGAAGTGCAGTTAGAAAAGAAATGGGACTGACTGATGACGACATGCTTGTTGTTTCTTTGAGCAGTATAAACCCTGGAAAGGGTCAATTCTTGCTTCTGGAATCGGCACGCTTGTTGTTCGAACAAGGTCAACTGCTGAATGATTCTGAAATTAAAGATCCAACAGCAATAGATCATGATTATTACTCAAGAGCTCTACTTCAGGATTCGAAAAATGTTGCTGGATCCACCAACAGGCGCAGTTCTTTTGATGTCTCTTCCTTACATCACAATACACTCGGGAAGAGATATAAAATGTTGCCCAAGATCGTCACTAACAAGAATAAGCCTGATCCGCTGGTGTTTGACAGAGATGCTGGCACGAGAAAACTGTTACTCGAAAGCACTGGAGAGAAGAAACAGAATCTGAAATTTCTCATAGGTTCAGTTGGATCTAAAAGTAACAAGGCGCTTTATGTCAAAACACTTCTTAAGTATCTATCTTCGCATTCGAAGGTGTCAGAGTCTGTATTGTGGACTCCTGCAACTACTCGAGTTGCCTCCCTTTATGCTGCAGCAGATGTTTATGTCATGAACTCTCAG GGGCTTGGAGAGACATTTGGAAGAGTAACAATCGAAGCTATGGCATTTGGACTTCCT GTTTTGGGAACTGATTCCGGTGGCACGAAAGAGATCGTCGAGCACAACATAACCGGTCTTCTCCATCCATTGGGACGCCCAGGGGCTCAAATTCTTGCAAGAAATCTTGAATTTTTACTTCGAAATCCCACAGCAAGACAAGAAATGGGGGCGAAAGGTAGAGAAAAAGTACAGAAAACGTACTTGAAGAAGCACATGTTCCAAAAATTTGGTGAGGTCTTGTACTCTTGCATGAGAATAAAGTAG